The genomic window TTATTTTCCTATGGGAAAGAAAATACCCTCCCACACCAGCAAGATGAAGAGTATTAGCTGGAGTCAGCCTCTTGTCAGGAGAGCTGCTCACAGGAGAGCTGTGTTTAGGAGAGCAGCCTTTGCAGCAATAATTAGCAGACACGAAGCCGTTCTGCTTCTTGGAGAGCAACCAGCCTGGCTCCACCTGTGCCCGGCTCCCAGATGTGCCTGTGGCTCTGAGCGTAGCACTCCCGCCCTGCAGACTCGTCTCAGCTGCAGGCTCGTCCCCTCTGCAGACTCATCTCAACGGCAGACTCGTCCCACCAGCCCAACCAGTTTCACTTTCAGAAGTAGGGATCGGTCGGGAAGCTGCCGGCGAGCGCCCAGACGCGCGCGGGACGCCGGCATGAGGCAGGCAGGCGGCGGCGTGAGCCcgggagcagccctgctgctgacctCCAGGAGCTCGGTGCCTTAGACCACCACACCCACCACGTccagcagggatggagcagtTTGTCCGGAAGCGTTTGACCTTCCTGACATCCTTCTGGAACAAGCTCCGTCCCCGCTCcgtgcaggagagctgctccctgGCCTATCTTGGTTCTGATTCGGTTTCGCTGCACTCGGagcccagctccatctcctTCATCCCCAAGTCCTCCCTCTTCATCGCTTTGTACGCGTTCACAGCCCgcagtgaggaggagctgagcgTCAGTGCAGGGGACAAGCTGCGTGTCCTCCGAGAGGAAGGAGACTACGTCCTTGCCCGTCGGCTGCTGGGGGAGCCGGCCGTGGGCTACGTTCCTGCTGCCTATGTGGCCAGCCTCAGCCAGGGCACCTCTGCTCGCCGGCCGTAAGTAACCCACAGATCCATCAGGGATGGAGGCTGGACCAGGGcaccatgtccctgctgagggcaCCATATGCTTGCCCAGGGCACCAtgcccctgcccagggcaaggCAACCTGTGGTGGGAGCATGAGCACGAGTGTAAGGACAGATCAGGGCTGGCTTGAAGACTTTCTAAGGGACCTTAGAGTACTTTCCCCAacaaaatggttctatgattctatgccctGCTTTTCCCATCAGCAGTGGTGGGACCAAGTAAGGATCTGCCTTTCTTTGGACATCCCTTCCATGAAGCTCCTGCATCTCACAGCTGTGGGGTGGAGGTAGTCAGCACGGCAAGCAAGGGTTTGGGGTTGTGTCAAGGGGCAGACATGCTGGTTCCCCTTCCTGGGGGATGCTCTGAGGGGCAGAGATGCTGGTTCCTCTTCCTGGGGGATGCTCTGAGGGGCAGACATGCTTGTTCCCCTTCCTGGGGGAATGCTCTGAGGGGCAGAGATGCTGGTTCCCCTTTCTGGGGGATGCTCTGAGGGGCAGAGATGCTGGTTCCCCTTCCTGGGGGATGCTCTGAGGGGCAGAGATGCTGGTTCCCCTTCCTGGGGGATGCTCTGAGGGGCAGAGATGTTGGGTCCTCTTCCTGGGCTTGTACCCTCACACAGGATGAGGTGACTCTGGACTGGGACATGGGGTGATGGTGTGCACTGATGCAGTCATGGTGCTGAATAAGTGGACACCTGCTTACTCTGTCTCCTCTCCACATTAaaggggaggcagcagggagggagggagttggAGAAAGCTTGTGCCTGAACCCTGCCAGTTCCAAAGTGTCCAGGAGCATAGGGAGAAGCAATTTGGATTGGAACCTGTTGGgaagctcagagctctgcagggctgggggatccCTCCTTGTCAGATCCTGTGCTACCCAAGATGAGGTCAGGTTGAtgtctcagccttctctcagcAGGGAAAAGCCCAGGCTCATCATTGCATAAGGCAGCCTGGTCCTGACACACCGGGCAAAGCGCCCTGAGACACTGCTGCTCCCTCTGTCCCAGGCCCTGAGTCATGCCCAGGGATGGGAAGTGAAGGCACAGACTGGGTGCAGCAAACCTGCAGAGCTCCCAGGCATTCCCCTTGGGCTGGGGTaaaggaaaggagcagggtAGGCCTGGGAAGGGCTCTGACATGCAGGGGCAATGACTGCAGCTGGTGGGATGGGAGAGACCCTCCCTCACTTTCCTGTGTGTGCTTTGGAGAAAGACAAATCTGGTCTGGAGTGTACCATGCTGGGACTGCAGTAGTGAGGATCATGGGGCCAGCTTTCTGCTTTAGTCCCATCTAGTCCCCTTTAGCCCCACTACAAGAAATGGttgggcaggctgcagctagagttcctctgtgtgtgtgtgtgcacaacCTGTGCCCAGTtgctgcccagccccatcctgacaaggaggaaagaggggggggaggagacaCCAAgagatgcaggagcaggttcatagactcataaaatggtttagcttggaagggactttcaagaccatctagttccaagctccctgccatgggcagggacacctcccaccagcccaggctgctcaaagcctgatccaacctggctttgaacagccTCCcatggcaacctgttccagtgtctcctcaccttCTCTCTAAAGAGagtctccagtctcaatctcccctcttccagcccaaagccattgtccctcgtcctgtcacccccagcccttgtcacaagtccctccccagctctcttggagccccctgcaagTACCGGAAgtctgctctaaggtttccctgaaGCCCTCtcatctccaagctgaacaaccccaactcccttattctgtcctcataggggaggtgctgcagccctctgaccatcttcatggcctcttctggaccatCTCCAACAGTTTTATGTCCTTTTTGTATTGGGGTACCAGAACTGGGCAGAGTACTCCTGGTgggggtctcaggagagcagagcagaggggcagaatcccctccctcatgctgctgctttggttggCAGCAGCCAtgtgcagctgtgcagagcacacagactctgtggagctgcaggtgggggctgggtgCTAATTTGTCCAGCTGCTCAAACCCCATCCTGTGTAATTTCCTGCCCTGGTGATCCCAGCTTGTGAGGGCACCTCTGGCTCCTCATGTCCTCCAGGCCGTAGGGTGGGTGAAGCAGCCTTTTCCCCATgtccccctgctcctgctgagctggcacCCAGTCAGCCTGCCTGCCTCTTCCTGCTGGAGAGCCTCCTATCAGTCTTGGCACTGATCAGGCACACAAGAGGGGCTTGGCTGGGCCCTCCCTCCCGGCGTGGTGCTGCCAAGGTCCCCAAGCATCACTGCAAAGGGCAGGTGCCAGACGTTTTCACTGCTATGATTTGCTCATGGGCTCTGAGAGCTGCTTGTGTCCATGAGCTGCAGTTCTAGAAGTGCAAGGTGAACCCAGCTCAGTCTTCCATTGGCCATGGCAGAGTCAGTCTGGGTAGccagcacagccaagctttCGTGCCTGCTGTACCACAGTCTGCCTCCTACccctaaacacccccaggtccctcagctgctcctcaccagacccctaccattctgtgggatcttgaaggtcttttccagccaaaataattctgtgtatGGCAAGAGGGAATTGCTCCCTTTCCCTGGCTTAGAATTTGCTCAGAAGGTccctgaggtgtccctgctgattcaCCATCTTCTCACACCTCACtaccccctctgctctgcctctgcagttGGTACTTCAGCAAGATCAGCCGAAACgaagctgagcagctgctccttTCAGCCCCCAACCAACATGGCTCCTTCCTGGTGCGGGACAGCGAGAGCAGCAAGGGGGAGTACTCTCTCTCAGGTAATTTGGTGACAATTACCCAGAGAAAATtagcagagggaaagaaagcagcagcctgttccTCAGGGGCAGCTCTTGGCTTGGTCAGCATGGGGTAGAAAATGTGGGATTTGAAGTGTTTTACAGCATCTTGTTAAGGGGAATTAATTGGCTGCTTGTAAAGCAGTGAGTGGGAAACTCATGGGTGCAGGTCTAGGTGGCTGGGTTACTGCAGCCAAGGAAAGTGAATTGCTCCTGCCCAAGGTATGAGAGCCAGAAACAACTCCCAGCAGCTTAATGATGCCTCTGTTTCACTAACTCCCAGGATTTCATTCCAGTGGctgttgtcatagaatcacaactggtttgggctggaagggacccccaaggtcatcttgtccaactcccccacagtgagcagggagatccccaactagagcaggttgctcagggccctatcaagtttgaccttgaatatctccagggatggggcctctactacatctctggccaacctgttccagtatttcaccatccttgttgtgcagaacttcctcctgatgtccaacctaaatctccctactccagtttcaaactattgccccttgtcctatccccacagccctccccccacccccagcctgtaggtctccttcaaatactgcaatgctgctctaaggtctccccagagccttctcttctccaggctgcacaaccccaaccaTCTCAATCTGTCTTCCATCCCTCTTGTCATCTGAGGGTTGTCTGAAAATATGCTGCCCCTCCAGATTACCAGGGCCTGGGATGCTCCCATGTAGAGAAGTCTGAATTCAGAGGGTTTCAGACCAGGCAGTTCCACTTGATCTGGTCTGATCCACCCTGAGATATTCATGATGAACCCCACATGTCACCCATCAGTTCTATGGGCTGTGAGGTGCCTGCAGGAGCTCCACCTGCTGCTGGTCcacccacccccagcagcaatGAGTTCCACTGCTCTCCAAGCAGTTCATTTGTGGGGGGAACTGTCCCTGCTAATTAGGCATTGCCTCTCCAGTCCAACTGAGCCCCACTCGCCCGTGGCCAGGAGCCTTCTGAGCCAGGAGGTGGGAGCAAAGAGGGTGATGGGGATTGGGATGTAACCCCAGGGTGATTGGGTTGCTTTAGAGTGAATTAATAGAGTGAATgcctggaaaggagggaaggtGAGAGTCATgaaggaggctgggaaggagctggtgATGGATgagctgagctctccctggaaTGGACTTCCCTACAGTGCGGAACTATGCCAAGGTCAGCCACTTCCGAATCTGCAAGAGCCCTGGGGGCAGCCTCTACATCCAGAAGGGACATCCCTTCCCCGACATGGAGGAGCTCCTCACCTTCTACACCAAGCACTGGAAGGTCATCCAGAgccccttgctgcagccctgcagccccgcGGTGCGTACACAGCATGGCTCAGCCAAGCGCCCAGCCACGGCCAGggtgggaaaagggaagaggtattaggaaaaaatagaaagaattaGTCTGTCCATTGGGATTTGAGCTTTCTTAAACTAAATTTAGGATAGACCATTAGTGGAGCTGCCAGCATCACCTTTTATCAGCAGTGTTAAGGCCAGGACATGGCACTGTAGTTTATTTTTGAGCAGCCACATTGCACAAGGCTCTTCtgaaaccatagaatcatcacagaatgggttgggttggaaggaatcttaaagatcatctatttctcCCCttggagccttgtcttctccaggctgaacaaccccaactccctcagcctgtcctcatatgaAAGGTTCATAtcatctgatcatcttcgtggccttgtgtggaccctctccaacagatctaggtccttcttgtgttgaaggatccagagctgcatgcaatgctccaggtggggtctcaccagagcagagcagagtggaagaatcacctcccttgacctgctggtcacactgcttttgatgcagcccaggacaagggtggcttctgggctgccagagcACATTTGGGGTTCCTATCAACATCTCATGAACCAGCACaaccaagtccttctctgtaggGCTGCTCTCGGTCcactcatcacccagcctgtatcTGTGCTTGGCATTTCTGCTGCCCAGGTTCAGGatcttgcacttagccttgttgtACTTCATGAGGTGggcatgggctcacctctccagcctgtcaaggccCCTCCCTGTCCATGTGGTTACCAATCTCTCTGCTATGCAATCTGGAAATGCCTGCACTTCCAACTTGTGTTTCCCTCGAGCACAATCAGACCATGTTGCCTTTCTATCGTTTTCATGCCAGTTAGGGTGGCACTCATCAATCCAATTAGAGCATTAATCCCTAACTGCCAGCTCATTTCCTGAGTAGATTCCATCCACTGATTATGACTCAGAAATAACAATTAAACCTGTAAATGAGCCCAGGGTGAGCCTGAAACGTGTAAGATAAAAGAGATGCTTCATGAGCTGAAGTCAGAATCAGCCTTAATATGAAATAATACTCATTTAATCTTTCTTATGTATTGGTGGCAATGGAGAAAAGCCACCTTTGAGGTCTGCTGAGGAGTGAATTATGACCTGAATTCCTGATGTTTCATGTAGCCTCCAAAAATCTGCCCCCTTGTGCATGTTGGGCCCCAGCAGAGGTAGGGTAGAGGATGCTGCACATGCTTCATGCCCTGGAGGAATATTTAGCAGAGGGAGAAGCCATGCAGGTGGTAGAGCATCACATCCTGCTCATTGTTTCGTGGCGGGCCTCGGTGGGCACCAAGAGCTGGTCCTTGCTGGGCAGCTGTGCAAAGCATGCCGTGCCCGTTTCAGACTCCCCCCGAGAGGGACGGCTGGGAACGCCCGCGCTGGGAGTTCAGTCTGCGGAGGAAGCTGGGCGAGGGCTACTTCGGAGAGGTGTGGGAAGGGCTGTGGAGGAACACAGTGCCAGTGGCCATCAAGATCATAAAAGGtaggtggaggagaggaggctaacagcagccagctgcatgTCTTGTTCACTGCCACGTGGTTGGCCTCCTTCTGTTTCCCAGCCCTCCTGGTGGCTGTGTCTGTCTTACCAAGCAAAGTGTGGTAGGAGCTGGTAAGCAGCCACTGGACTTCCTGTGGCCAAATCTCAGGTTGGGCTGCACCTTTCTGAAATGGCTTCATC from Indicator indicator isolate 239-I01 chromosome 24, UM_Iind_1.1, whole genome shotgun sequence includes these protein-coding regions:
- the SRMS gene encoding tyrosine-protein kinase Srms gives rise to the protein MEQFVRKRLTFLTSFWNKLRPRSVQESCSLAYLGSDSVSLHSEPSSISFIPKSSLFIALYAFTARSEEELSVSAGDKLRVLREEGDYVLARRLLGEPAVGYVPAAYVASLSQGTSARRPWYFSKISRNEAEQLLLSAPNQHGSFLVRDSESSKGEYSLSVRNYAKVSHFRICKSPGGSLYIQKGHPFPDMEELLTFYTKHWKVIQSPLLQPCSPATPPERDGWERPRWEFSLRRKLGEGYFGEVWEGLWRNTVPVAIKIIKADMKAEDFTKEIQNLKHLRHEKLIQLHAVCSLGEPVYIITELMRKGNLHSYLHSPEGKSLGTSHLLNIACQVADGMRYLEEKHIVHRDLAARNILVGEELTCKIADFGLARLLKDDIYSTSSSTKIPVKWTAPEAANYRTYSLKSDVWSYGILLYEVFTYGQIPYEGMTNQETVRQITRGYRLPRPSSCPPEIYSIMLECWSGSTEERPTFLALQEKLGFIYRRLLSLLS